The genomic window AACGGCACGCTGGCCGAGCCCAACATCCCCGACTTCCGCGGCGAGTTCTCCGGCGAACTGCTCCACACCAGCGCGTACAAGAGTGCGAGCCAGCTCGCAGGCAAGCGGGTCCTCATCATAGGAGCGGGCAACTCCGGCTGCGACATCGCGGTCGACGCCGTGCACCATGCGGCGTCCGTCGACATGAGCGTGCGGCGCGGGTACTACTTCGTGCCGCGCTACCTGTTCGGCCGGCCGAGCGACACCCTCAACCAGGGCAAGCCCCTCCCCGCTCCGATCAAGCAGTTCGTCGACAAGCGGGTGCTCCGGGCGTTCACCGGTGACCCGGTGCGCTTCGGCTTCCCCCGGCCCGACTACAAGATCTACGAGTCGCACCCGATCGTCAATACGCTGATCCTCAACCACCTCGGGCAAGGCGACCTGGGCATCCGGCCCGACATCGACCGCTTCGACGGCCGCACGGTGCACTTCCACGACGGCTCGAGCGGCGAGTACGACATGGTCCTGCTCGCGACCGGCTACACGCTGGACTACCCGTTCGTCGCCCGCGAGGAGCTGAACTGGACCGGCTGGTCGCCGAAGCTCTTCCTCAACGTCTTCCCGCCGTCGTTCAACGGGCTGTATGTCATGGGCATGATCGAGGCATCCGGGATCGGCTGGCAGGGGCGCTACGAGCAGGCCGAGCTCATCGCCGCCTACCTCACCGCCCTCGAGCGCCGCCCGGAGCGCGCAGCCGAGTTCCGCGCCCGCGCGACCGGCCGGCCCTGGCCCGACCTGACCGGCGGCTACAAGTACCTCGGGCTCGAGCGCATGTCGTACTACGTCAACAAGGACGCCTACCGCCGCGCCGTCCGCGACGCCACCGCCGGCCTGCACGGCGATGCACCGTCCGGCGCGCCGGGCCGGGGCATCCGCTCCCGCCGTCGCTCCGCCCGGAAGGTCTCCGCATGAATCCCGACGACATCGTCCTCAACTTCAACCCGGGGACGCTCGTCATCCTCAACGTGGTGCTCGGGCTGATCATGTTCGGCATCGCGCTCGACACGACGGTCGACGACTTCAAGGTCGTGGCGCGAAAGCCCAAGCCGTTCGTCATCGCGATCCTCGCGCAGCTGATCGTGCTGCCCGCGGTCACGTTCGGGCTGACCCTGATCCTGCCGGTCACGCCCTCGATGGCGCTCGGCATGATCCTCGTGGCATGCTGCCCGCCCGGCAACATCTCGCAGGTGCTGACCCACCGCTCCGGCGGCAACGTCGCCCTGTCCGTCTCGATGACCGCGGTCTCGAATGTCATCTACATCTTCGCCCTGCCGCTGAGCGTCGCGTTCTGGGGCTCTCTGCACCCCACGGCGTCGACGCTGCTCGAGGCCGTCGAGCTCAACGCCTGGGCGATGCTGCTCGACATCTTCCTGATCATCGGCCTGCCGTTCGCCGCCGGCCTGTTCATCCGCAATCGGTTCCCGGTCTTCGCCGGTCGCGTGCAGCCCTACGTGAAGTGGTTCTCGCTCCTCGCGCTGGTCGGGTTCATCGTCGCCGCCCTCGCGGGCAACTGGGCGTACTTCGTCGCGTTCCTGGGCATCATCATCGTGGTGGTGACGATCCACGACGCCGTCGCCCTCGCGATCGGCTACAGCACGGCTGTCGTCGGCGGTCTCGGCACGCGCGAGCGCAAGGCGATGACGTTCGAGGTCGGCATCCGAAACGCGGGCCTCGGCCTCGGCCTCATCTTCGCCTTCTTCGGCGGCCTCGGCGGCATGGCGATCGTCGCCGGCTGGTGGGGCATCTGGGACATCATCGCCGGGCTTATCGTCGCGGGCCTCTGGGCCCGTCACACCCGCAGGCGCACGGGATCGCCCAAGGGCGATGCGTCGCGTCATGCGCTCCGCGCGGGCGGGACGGATGCCGCGGCCCCCGACGCGGCCGCGGGGCCTGCCTCGTGAGCGTCCGGGTCCTGATCACGGGCGGCGCCGGCTTCCTCGGCTCGCACGTCGCGGCGGCGCTCGTCGCCCACCCCGACGTCGACCTCGTCGTCGCCGGCGACGTGCGCCGGCCGGAGCATCCCATCGAGGGGGTCGTCTACGACGACTGCGACGTCACACGTCCGGCGGGGCTCGTGCCCCTGCTGCAGCGTCATGAGATCGACGTCGTCGTCCACCTCGCCGCGATCGTGAACCCGGGGCGCGACCACGACCTGGAGTACCGGGTGGACGTGGACGGAACGCGCAGCATCCTCGATGCCTGCGTCGCCACGGGTGTGCGCCGCATCGTCGTGTCGTCGTCGGGTGCCGCCTACGGGTACCACCCCGACAGCCCGGAGTGGCTTCACGAGACCGATGCCGTCCGCGGGAACGACGAGTTCCCCTACGCGAGGCACAAGCGGCTCGTCGAGGAGATGCTCGCCGAACGTCGCGAGACCGACCCCGACCTGGAGCAGGTCGTGTTCCGCATCGGCACCATCCTCGGCCCGACCGTGCAGAACCAGATCACCGCACTCTGGGACGGGCGCCGCATCCTGGCCATCCGCGGCTCGGACTCGCCCTTCGTGTTCGTCTGGGTCGACGACGTCGCCGCGGCCATGACCCGCGCGGCCACCGACGGCCCGGCGGGGATCTACAACGTCGCCGGCGACGGCCGGGTCACGGTGCAGGAGATCGCGGCGCGCCTGGGCAAGCCCCTGCTCACCGTGCCGGCCGGAGTCCTCGCGTTCGCACTGCGGACCGGGCGGATGCTGCGCCTCACCGTCCACGGACCGGAGCAGGTCGGCTTCCTCCGCTATCGCCCGGTGCTTGCGAACGACGCGCTGAAGCGCGACTTCGGCTTCACTCCGTCGAAGACCTCGGCCGAGGCCTTCGAGGCCTACCTCGGGACGCACCCCGGCGTCGCACGGGACTAGTCGCGGGAATCCGCCGGCGCGGGCGGTGCGGGCTGGGGCGGTGCTGGCTGGGGCGGTGCGGGCCGGTGGACTCGGCAGGACTCCTCCAATCCGGGGTGAACCGCGGCCGTGCGCCCCGGACTGCCCCGGTCCGGGGTCGAGCCGGAGGAGTTCTGCAACCGGCCCGACGACCGCCGATTCCTCCCCTGCCCGTGCGGACGCGGGGTCCGTCCACGCGTCGGCTGATGTGGCCGCGTCCGCCCGACCAGCACGATCGACTGAGCGGGTGCAGAGACCGAACGCCCTCGCGACCTCCCTTCTCTCGGAGACGTTTCTCAGCCCGCGCGAGCTGCAGGAGAGAGGAGTCGACCGACATGCCGCACGCCGGCTCGTCGAGGCGGGCGAGCTGGTGAGACTCCGCAACGGCAGGTACGTGCGGCGCGGTGCCTGCGATGCCCTCGTTCGCGCCGGGCGGATAGGCGGGCGCCTGGACTGCGTCTCGCTGCTGGGCGCGATCGGCGTCTTCGTCGTCGACCGCTCCATCCTCCACGTGCAGTTCGAGCGAGGAACGAGCCGGCTGCCGGTTCGCCCCGCAGCGACCGTGGCGCACTGGCGGCGCTCACGCCGAGCTCGTGCGGCACTGACGGCCGATCTCATCGAGGCGCTCGCCCAATCCGTGCGATGCCAGGCGCCCCGCGACGCCGTCGCCACACTTGACAGCGCATGGCATCAGGGGCTCATCGACGAGTCCGACCTCGCGGCCGTCTTCGCGCGGCTGCCGGAGAGATATCGACCGCTCCGATCGCTGCTCGATCCGCGGAGCGAGTCCGGTCCGGAGTCGCTGATGCGGCTCATCCTCCGCGGGCTCGGGTGCTCCTTCGATGTGCAGGTGGAGATAGCTGGGGTGGGGCGAGTGGACTTCGTGGTCGACGGCTGGCTCATCATCGAGTGCGACAGCAAGGCGCATCACGAGGGGTGGGACGCGCAGCGCCGCGATCGACGCCGAGACATCGCCGCCGCCCGCGCAGGCTACACGACGATCCGTCCTCTGGCCGAGGACATCCTCTTCCACCGAGAGCAGACACTCGACGATGTGAAGTCGATCCTGGCGCATGGTCCGCGGCCGTCTGCAACGCAGAACTCCTCCAAACGAGGCGCCAAACGCCGGACGGCGGCGCCCTGCGGCCAGACCACGCCCGCATGAGTGGAGTTCTGCCGAACGCCGGGCTGTCGCGACGCACAAGCGGCGCCGGTGAGGTCCGATTCCCGCCGGTGGATGTCGTCGCGGTGCGGTGGGATGGTGTGATGACGCAGAACCCCTCCCCCTTCCGCCGCCTCCACGAACGCACGCTGGTGCTGCCCAACGCGTGGGACGGAGCATCCGCCGCCCTCTTCGCCGCCGCGGGCGCCCCCGCGATCGCCACCACGAGCGCCGGGGTCGCCTGGTCGCTCGGGTACCAGGACAGTCAGGGCGCTCCGATCGACGAGATGATCGCCGCGCTCGCGCGCATCGTCGCAGTCTCCCCTGTGCCGGTCACCGCCGACATCGAGGCGGGGTATGGGGATGCCGCGGCCACGGTCGCACGCATCATCGCGCTCGGCGTCTCGGGCATCAATCTCGAGGACTCCGAGGGCGGCGCGCTCGTCGACCCCGCGACGATGCGAGAGAGGATCATCGCGGTACGAGAGGTCGCCGCCGGCGCCGGAGCGGATCTCTTCGTCAACGCCCGGATCGACACGTACCTCTTCGGCGTCGAGAACGCGCTCGACGCCACCCTCGAACGCGGCGCCGCCTACGTCGACGCCGGAGCCGACGGCATCTTCGTTCCCGGGCTCGCCGACCTCGAGGCGATGCGCGTGCTGAGCGGAGCGATCACCGTGCCGCTCAACGTCATGGTCGCCGCCGGCTCGCCACCCGTCGCCGACCTCGAGGACGCAGGCGTCCGCCGCATCAGCACAGGCATGGCCCTCGCCCATCAGGCGTGGGCGGTAGCCGCCGCGAGCGCCGTCGACATCCTTACCGAAGGGCACTTCGACGCGATCGACCCGGGGGTCGAGTACGGCCGCCTGAACGGTCTCCTGCGCACCGGCGGGTGACGATCGCCCCGGGCGTCGACTACGGCCGCCTGAACGGTCTCCTGCGCACCGGCAGGTGACGATGCGCTGAGGGTTCGGTCGTGGCCGCACCCTCAGCGCCTGCGGCTCAGTCGCCGAAGCCCTCCGCGATCAGCTCGATGAGCTCCTCGCGCTCCTCCACAGGGAGGAACGCGCCGGCGGCGGCGTTGAGCTGGAAGGATTCGAAGTCGTCGAGGCCGTACTCGAACGTCTCCGCAAGGAGCGCGAGCTCCCGCGTGAGCGACGTGCGGCTCATCGTGCGGTTGTCGACGTTCACCGTCACCGAGAAGCCGAGCTGGTAGAGCAGATCGAAGGGGTGGTCCTCCATCGTCGTCCCCCACGCCGCGATCGCGCCGGTCTGCAGGTTGGACGACGGCGAGAGCTCGAGCGTGATCTCGCGGTCGCGCACCCAGCGAGCGAGGTCTCCGAACTGCACGAGCACCTCTTCGCCGGCGCGCGAGACGACCTCGAGGTCTTCGGCGAGGCGCACACCGTGACCCAGGCGCAGCGCCCGGCCGTCGAGGAGCGCCGAGCGGATCGAGTCGAGACCGGCCGCTTCGCCGGCGTGGACGGTCGAGGGGAAGAACTCCGACGCGAGGTAGTCGAACGCCGCACGGTGGTTCGAGGCCGGGAACCCGTCTTCGGGACCGGCGATGTCGAAGCCCACGGCTCCGCGCGTGCGCCAGTCCACCGCGAGCTTCGCGATCTCGAGCGAACGGTCGGTGTGGCGCATCGCGGTGATGAGCTGGCCGACGCGGATGTCGCGACCGCCGCGCTCCGCGGCATCCTCGCCCTCCTCGATGCCCTCCTGCACGGCCGCGACGACCTCGTCGAGCGACAGACCCCGTGCCAGATGCTGCTCGGGAGCCCACCGCACCTCGCCGTAGATGACGCCGTCGGCCGCGAGGTCCTCGACGAACTCCCGCGCGACCCGCGTGAGCCCTTCGCGGGTCTGCATGACCGCCGTCGTCAGGTCGAACGTCTTGAGGTACTCGACGAGCGATCCGGAGTCGCTCTTCTCGGAGAACCAGTCCGCGAGGTCGTCGGCGTCGGACTCGGGCACGTCCAGGCCGATCCCGTCGGCGAGTTCGATGATCGTCGCCGGGCGCACCCCTCCGTCGAGGTGGTCGTGCAGCGAGACCTTCGGCAGGCTCCGGATCGACACTCCGTCGATGACGGCATCTCCGTGCTGGTCGATGGGCATTGGTGTTCTCCTCGGAGATCGGCGGTTTCGGTGGCGGAGCGGGCGGGGATGCCTGCGCGTCAGGCGGTGATGCGCTCGAGCACGAGCGGGCTCGGCGCCGGGGCGTCCGCCCCGACATCCCACGCGCCCTCCAGCGCGTCGAGAGCGCGGTCGAACCTCGTCGCATCCTCCCCGAGCAGGGTGAACAGCGGCTGTCCGGCCGCGACGGCGTCGCCGGGCTTGACGTGCAGATCGATGCCGGCCGCGTGGAGGACCGGGTCCTCGGCGCGGGCGCGTCCGGCGCCGAGACGCCAGGCGGCGATCCCGAAGGGCAGCGCCTCCATGCGGGCGACGAAGCCGGCCTCGGTCGCGGTCACGACGTGCGTCTCGCGGGGAGCGGGGAGCGGAGCATCCGGATCGCCGTCCTGCGCGCGGATCATGTCGCGCCACCGGTCCATCGCCCGGCCGTCGGCGAGAGCGGCCTCGACGTCGGCATCGGGCTGCCCGGCCAGGGCGAGCATCTCGCGGGCGAGCGCCACCGTGAGCTCGACGACATCGGCGGGGCCGCCGCCGGCGAGCACCTCGACCGATTCGCGGACCTCGTTCGCGTTGCCGATCGCGAGGCCCAGGGGGGTGTTCATGTCGGTGAGGAGCGCCGTGGTCGCGACCCCCGAATCGGTGCCGAGCGCGACCATCGTGCGGGCGAGCTCGCGCGCCTTCTCGACGTCGCGCATGAACGCGCCGGAGCCGAACTTCACGTCGAGCACGAGCGAGTCGGTGCCTTCGGCGATCTTCTTCGACATGATGCTCGAGGCGATGAGCGGGATCGCCTCGACCGTGCCGGTGACGTCGCGGAGCGCGTAGAGCTTCTTGTCTGCGGGCGCGAGGCCCGAACCGGCTGCGCAGATCACGGCGCCGACGCCGGCGAGCTGGTCGAACAGCTCGTCGTTCGTGAGCGCGGCCCGCCAGCCCGAGATCGATTCGAGCTTGTCGAGCGTGCCACCGGTGTGCCCGAGGCCACGGCCCGACAGCTGCGGCACCGCGACGCCGAACGCGGCCACCAGCGGCGCGAGGGGAAGCGTGATCTTGTCGCCCACGCCGCCGGTGGAGTGCTTGTCGACGGTGGGCTTGCCGAGCCCGGCGAAGCTCATGCGCTCGCCCGACGCGATCATCGCGTCGGTCATCACGCGGATCTCGTCCCTCGACATGCCGTTGAGCAGCACGGCCATCGCGAACGCCGCCATCTGCGAGTCCGCGACGTAGCCGCGCGTATAGGCGTCGACCATCCACCGCAGCGCCCCCTCGGGGACGGCTCCCCCGTCGCGCTTCGTGCGGATGACGTCGACGGCGTCGTACGGCTCGACCTCGGTCATCGGGCGGCCTCCTCGAGGTCGCGCGGTCCGAACGCGTCGGGCAGCACCTCGTCGATCGTGCGGATGCCCGACACCGTCTCGAGCAGCATCCCCGGAATCGCGAACTCGTACAGCAGCTGACGGCAGCGCCCGCACGGCATGATCGTGTGACCCTCGCCGTTCACGCACACGAACGCGACGAGGTTGCCGCCGCCGGTGATCGCGAGCTCGCTGACGAGCCCGCACTCGGCGCACAGGGTCACGCCGTACGACGCGTTCTCGACGTTGCAGCCGGTCACGATGCGCCCGTCGGTCACCAGTGCGGCGGCGCCCACCTTGTAGCGGGAGTACGGGGCGTACGCACGCCGCATGGCATCCGTCGCGGCCGCGCGCAGCTCATCCCAGTCGATGTCGGTCACGAACGGCCTCTCTTCACAGCGGTATCAGGGGGGTCGGATGCCTCGGCCCGGCCGGTGCCGGGCTTCGACCCGGCGGCCGAGCCGCGGCATCCGTCGTCGTTCGAGCGCGCGGCCATCTCAGCCCTTGATGTACGGCTTGCCCGCCGCGGCGGGACCGCGTATCTGCCCGGCGAAACCGGCGACGGCGA from Microbacterium sulfonylureivorans includes these protein-coding regions:
- a CDS encoding cytidine deaminase encodes the protein MTDIDWDELRAAATDAMRRAYAPYSRYKVGAAALVTDGRIVTGCNVENASYGVTLCAECGLVSELAITGGGNLVAFVCVNGEGHTIMPCGRCRQLLYEFAIPGMLLETVSGIRTIDEVLPDAFGPRDLEEAAR
- a CDS encoding flavin-containing monooxygenase, with the translated sequence MSELRYAIIGAGPSGLSAARALQKAGIEFDGYEASRGVGGLWDIDNPRSTMYESAHLISSRTTTEFSEFPMDTAADYPSHRTLIRYFRDFADRFGLTDRFRFETKVTAVEKTDDGGWMLRADGPAGSTEHRYDGVILANGTLAEPNIPDFRGEFSGELLHTSAYKSASQLAGKRVLIIGAGNSGCDIAVDAVHHAASVDMSVRRGYYFVPRYLFGRPSDTLNQGKPLPAPIKQFVDKRVLRAFTGDPVRFGFPRPDYKIYESHPIVNTLILNHLGQGDLGIRPDIDRFDGRTVHFHDGSSGEYDMVLLATGYTLDYPFVAREELNWTGWSPKLFLNVFPPSFNGLYVMGMIEASGIGWQGRYEQAELIAAYLTALERRPERAAEFRARATGRPWPDLTGGYKYLGLERMSYYVNKDAYRRAVRDATAGLHGDAPSGAPGRGIRSRRRSARKVSA
- a CDS encoding type IV toxin-antitoxin system AbiEi family antitoxin domain-containing protein — protein: MQRPNALATSLLSETFLSPRELQERGVDRHAARRLVEAGELVRLRNGRYVRRGACDALVRAGRIGGRLDCVSLLGAIGVFVVDRSILHVQFERGTSRLPVRPAATVAHWRRSRRARAALTADLIEALAQSVRCQAPRDAVATLDSAWHQGLIDESDLAAVFARLPERYRPLRSLLDPRSESGPESLMRLILRGLGCSFDVQVEIAGVGRVDFVVDGWLIIECDSKAHHEGWDAQRRDRRRDIAAARAGYTTIRPLAEDILFHREQTLDDVKSILAHGPRPSATQNSSKRGAKRRTAAPCGQTTPA
- a CDS encoding isocitrate lyase/PEP mutase family protein, with translation MTQNPSPFRRLHERTLVLPNAWDGASAALFAAAGAPAIATTSAGVAWSLGYQDSQGAPIDEMIAALARIVAVSPVPVTADIEAGYGDAAATVARIIALGVSGINLEDSEGGALVDPATMRERIIAVREVAAGAGADLFVNARIDTYLFGVENALDATLERGAAYVDAGADGIFVPGLADLEAMRVLSGAITVPLNVMVAAGSPPVADLEDAGVRRISTGMALAHQAWAVAAASAVDILTEGHFDAIDPGVEYGRLNGLLRTGG
- a CDS encoding SDR family oxidoreductase yields the protein MSVRVLITGGAGFLGSHVAAALVAHPDVDLVVAGDVRRPEHPIEGVVYDDCDVTRPAGLVPLLQRHEIDVVVHLAAIVNPGRDHDLEYRVDVDGTRSILDACVATGVRRIVVSSSGAAYGYHPDSPEWLHETDAVRGNDEFPYARHKRLVEEMLAERRETDPDLEQVVFRIGTILGPTVQNQITALWDGRRILAIRGSDSPFVFVWVDDVAAAMTRAATDGPAGIYNVAGDGRVTVQEIAARLGKPLLTVPAGVLAFALRTGRMLRLTVHGPEQVGFLRYRPVLANDALKRDFGFTPSKTSAEAFEAYLGTHPGVARD
- a CDS encoding bile acid:sodium symporter family protein, with translation MNPDDIVLNFNPGTLVILNVVLGLIMFGIALDTTVDDFKVVARKPKPFVIAILAQLIVLPAVTFGLTLILPVTPSMALGMILVACCPPGNISQVLTHRSGGNVALSVSMTAVSNVIYIFALPLSVAFWGSLHPTASTLLEAVELNAWAMLLDIFLIIGLPFAAGLFIRNRFPVFAGRVQPYVKWFSLLALVGFIVAALAGNWAYFVAFLGIIIVVVTIHDAVALAIGYSTAVVGGLGTRERKAMTFEVGIRNAGLGLGLIFAFFGGLGGMAIVAGWWGIWDIIAGLIVAGLWARHTRRRTGSPKGDASRHALRAGGTDAAAPDAAAGPAS
- a CDS encoding adenosine deaminase is translated as MPIDQHGDAVIDGVSIRSLPKVSLHDHLDGGVRPATIIELADGIGLDVPESDADDLADWFSEKSDSGSLVEYLKTFDLTTAVMQTREGLTRVAREFVEDLAADGVIYGEVRWAPEQHLARGLSLDEVVAAVQEGIEEGEDAAERGGRDIRVGQLITAMRHTDRSLEIAKLAVDWRTRGAVGFDIAGPEDGFPASNHRAAFDYLASEFFPSTVHAGEAAGLDSIRSALLDGRALRLGHGVRLAEDLEVVSRAGEEVLVQFGDLARWVRDREITLELSPSSNLQTGAIAAWGTTMEDHPFDLLYQLGFSVTVNVDNRTMSRTSLTRELALLAETFEYGLDDFESFQLNAAAGAFLPVEEREELIELIAEGFGD
- a CDS encoding thymidine phosphorylase, whose product is MTEVEPYDAVDVIRTKRDGGAVPEGALRWMVDAYTRGYVADSQMAAFAMAVLLNGMSRDEIRVMTDAMIASGERMSFAGLGKPTVDKHSTGGVGDKITLPLAPLVAAFGVAVPQLSGRGLGHTGGTLDKLESISGWRAALTNDELFDQLAGVGAVICAAGSGLAPADKKLYALRDVTGTVEAIPLIASSIMSKKIAEGTDSLVLDVKFGSGAFMRDVEKARELARTMVALGTDSGVATTALLTDMNTPLGLAIGNANEVRESVEVLAGGGPADVVELTVALAREMLALAGQPDADVEAALADGRAMDRWRDMIRAQDGDPDAPLPAPRETHVVTATEAGFVARMEALPFGIAAWRLGAGRARAEDPVLHAAGIDLHVKPGDAVAAGQPLFTLLGEDATRFDRALDALEGAWDVGADAPAPSPLVLERITA